In one window of Candidatus Korarchaeota archaeon NZ13-K DNA:
- a CDS encoding class I SAM-dependent methyltransferase produces the protein MDELSWVQKVFIDRADLYLEIMNSTWSEGEQIARSIAELLRDNGLDSGRVLEAFCGNGRVAIPLALQGYDVLGFDISLPFIQDARLKAERYRVSERARFVVSDAREIDATLRGESFDAVVIVSTSLGYYDSMTDEAILRKLRSLAKDGAILIIANTFHRETPSWSQCNRVFQRYGSLVLMEEIRFDPLWSRLFSKWILLRDDGEGNLMKELEVLTDMRIYTSTELAEILRRAGWGVDSIYGDIRKREKFSPPCPYLSLVAKAIQTTD, from the coding sequence GTGGATGAGCTGAGCTGGGTGCAAAAGGTGTTCATAGATAGGGCGGATCTCTACCTGGAGATAATGAACAGCACCTGGTCCGAGGGAGAGCAGATAGCGAGGTCTATAGCTGAGCTCCTGAGGGACAACGGCCTGGATTCAGGCAGGGTGCTCGAGGCCTTCTGCGGGAACGGGAGGGTGGCCATACCGCTGGCCCTCCAGGGCTATGATGTGCTTGGCTTCGACATATCGCTGCCATTCATACAGGACGCCAGGCTGAAGGCCGAGAGGTACAGGGTCTCGGAGAGGGCCAGGTTCGTGGTCTCAGATGCGAGGGAGATAGACGCGACCCTGAGGGGTGAGAGCTTCGACGCTGTTGTAATAGTCTCCACCTCCCTAGGGTACTACGACTCCATGACCGATGAGGCTATCCTGAGGAAGCTCAGATCCCTCGCCAAGGACGGCGCGATCCTGATAATAGCGAACACTTTCCACAGGGAGACCCCGAGCTGGAGCCAATGCAACAGGGTGTTCCAGAGGTACGGTTCGCTCGTCCTCATGGAGGAGATAAGGTTCGATCCCCTCTGGTCGAGGCTCTTCTCTAAGTGGATCCTGCTGAGGGATGACGGCGAGGGGAACCTGATGAAGGAGCTCGAGGTCCTGACGGACATGAGGATCTACACGTCAACGGAGCTCGCCGAGATACTGAGGAGAGCCGGATGGGGGGTCGACTCCATATACGGCGACATAAGGAAGAGGGAGAAGTTCTCCCCGCCCTGTCCCTACCTAAG